CTGCGTGTACCCCCACGCCATGAACACCAGCACCACATAGAGCACCAGCATCAGCGTCGTGTCGTTGTTGCCGAGCGGCGACTTGCAGAGCTGGTCGTAGACGATCCAGCCCACAGCCAGCGATGCGATCGAAATGCCGATCGCGACCGGCGCGGAGACGTCGAGGACGGAGCGGTCGATCAGGAAGAGTTCCGCCCCGGCGTAATAGACGATCGCCATCAGGAAGAAGCCCGACAGCCACGTGGCGTAGCTCTCCCATTTGAACCAGGTCAAATGTTCCGGCATGCGCGCGGGTGCCACGAGATATTTCTGGATATGGTAGAAGCCGCCGCCGTGAACCTGCCATTCCTCGCCATGCGCGCCTTCAGGCATGCCCTCACGCTTCACGAGGCCGAGATCGAGCGCGATGAAATAGAAGGACGAGCCGATCCAGGCGATCGCCGTGATGACGTGCAGCCAGCGGGCGGCAAAGCTCAGCCACTCCCAGAAGATCGCATATTCGTACATGTCCGGCCCCTCTTCGACGCGAGTCAAGTTTACGGTCTCCTTTTCGAAGAGAAAGGGGTGAGATGCACGATGACTTTCAAAAAAAATTGGAAAATAATGCCCGGCACCGCCAGCGAGTGAGCAAGCCATGGCCTATCTCGACACCATCGCCGTCTTCGTCCGGGTCGTGGAACTCGGCAATCTGTCGTCGGCCGGCCGCGACATGCGCATCTCGCCGGCGGTTGCGTCGAACCGCATCAAGGAACTCGAAAAACATCTGGGCGTGCGCCTGTTCAACCGAACGACCCGCCAGTTGATGCCGACCGAGCATGGCCGCGTCTTCTATGACGGGGCAAAGCGTATCCTGGAATCGGTGATAGAGGCCGAGGCGGCCGTCAGCGCATTGTCGGGCCAGCCGCGCGGCACGATCCGCGTCACCGCGCCTCTGGGTCTCGGGCGCAGGTTGATTGCGTCCGGCATTCCCGAGTTTCGCGACCGCTACACGGATATCGAGGTCAGGCTTCGCCTCTCCGACCACAATGTCGATATCATGAAGGAAGGCATCGATGTCGCCTTCCGGCTGGGAGTGCTGGAGGATTCAAGCCTGCGCATGCGCGGCATCATGGATTGCGAGCGCGTGATCGTGGCGTCCCCCAACTATCTGGCATCACGCGGCGAGCCGCAGCACCCGCAGGAGTTGATCTCGGATCGTCACGATTGCCTGCTGCTGCGGTTTCCGGGCTCCAAGGAGTATCACTGGACGTTGCAGATGCCGGATGGGCCGAAGAAGTTCGACGTGCACGGACCGTTCGATTCCGACGATGGCGA
This portion of the Mesorhizobium sp. CAU 1732 genome encodes:
- a CDS encoding LysR family transcriptional regulator, with amino-acid sequence MAYLDTIAVFVRVVELGNLSSAGRDMRISPAVASNRIKELEKHLGVRLFNRTTRQLMPTEHGRVFYDGAKRILESVIEAEAAVSALSGQPRGTIRVTAPLGLGRRLIASGIPEFRDRYTDIEVRLRLSDHNVDIMKEGIDVAFRLGVLEDSSLRMRGIMDCERVIVASPNYLASRGEPQHPQELISDRHDCLLLRFPGSKEYHWTLQMPDGPKKFDVHGPFDSDDGDVLTGWALAGRGIINKPRFDVEPFIRDQRLKVILPAFPPLPVQLAAVYPHKNFQDPKVRLLLDFMADRCHRMIRDILAGK